The following proteins are co-located in the Rutidosis leptorrhynchoides isolate AG116_Rl617_1_P2 unplaced genomic scaffold, CSIRO_AGI_Rlap_v1 contig29, whole genome shotgun sequence genome:
- the LOC139882607 gene encoding calcium-dependent protein kinase 4-like — MDDKYNHMLKCRVISFIRKDSRYSEKDASVVVRQMLEVAAECHLHGLVHRDMKPENFLFKSPKLESPLKATDFGLSDFIKPGKKFPDIVGSAYYVAPEVLKRKSGPESDVWSIGVITYILLCGRRPFWIELRMIKMGQLVLRR; from the exons ATGGACGACAAATATAATCATA TGCTTAAATGCCGAGTAATTTCCTTTATCAGGAAAGATAGTCGATACAGTGAGAAAGACGCATCTGTTGTTGTACGACAAATGCTCGAGGTTGCAGCTGAATGTCATTTACACGGTTTGGTGCACCGAGACATGAAGCCAGAG AATTTCCTTTTCAAGTCACCCAAACTGGAATCCCCTTTGAAAGCTACTGATTTCGGTCTGTCGGACTTCATAAAACCAG GAAAGAAGTTTCCAGATATTGTTGGTAGTGCCTATTATGTTGCTCCAGAAGTATTGAAACgaaaatcgggaccagagtcagaTGTGTGGAGTATTGGTGTTATTACTTACATTTTGCTCTGTGGAAGGAGACCCTTTTGGATAGAACTGAGGATGATAAAAATGGGTCAATTAGTCTTGAGGAGATGA